The proteins below are encoded in one region of Triticum aestivum cultivar Chinese Spring chromosome 1B, IWGSC CS RefSeq v2.1, whole genome shotgun sequence:
- the LOC123084659 gene encoding protein PHLOEM PROTEIN 2-LIKE A1 produces MGTALSRLCPCCFSSPATPAATTTERSTSTTSDKTQPERPTKRHWVDEKGNSCFMLLPRGLSIAWAENPSYWAWLPPPPGEGSAGDAAGEEVAELKNVWSLEVHGKLELSQLTPGATYEVAFEVMLKQGCGGWQVPVDLQLELPGARAQERKESLEKKARGQWLPLKVGDVEVEKGQQGGELVVTLSQDGGHWKSGLVVRGIRIAPKT; encoded by the exons ATGGGTACGGCACTGTCGCGACTATGCCCGTGCTGTTTCAGCTCGCCGGCGACACCGGCTGCTACTACCACTGAGCGCAGCACCTCTACTACTTCGGACAAGACGCAACCCGAACGACCCACCAAG AGGCACTGGGTGGATGAGAAGGGCAACAGCTGCTTCATGCTGCTCCCTCGAGGTCTGTCCATCGCCTGGGCGGAGAACCCCAGTTACTGGGCCTGGCTGCCCCCACCCCCGGGAGAAGGAAG CGCCGGCGACGCTGCGGGAGAGGAGGTGGCGGAGCTAAAGAACGTGTGGTCGCTGGAGGTCCACGGGAAGCTGGAGCTGTCGCAGCTCACGCCAGGGGCCACCTACGAGGTTGCCTTCGAGGTGATGCTCAAGCAGGGGTGCGGCGGGTGGCAGGTGCCCGTCGACCTCCAGCTCGAGCTCCCCGGGGCGAGGGCCCAGGAGCGCAAGGAGAGCCTAGAGAAGAAGGCCAGGGGCCAGTGGCTGCCGCTCAAGGTAGGGGATGTTGAGGTGGAGAAGGGGCAGCAGGGTGGGGAGCTTGTGGTCACCCTGTCTCAGGACGGTGGGCACTGGAAGAGTGGGCTGGTCGTCAGGGGCATCAGGATCGCCCCAAAAACGTGA